In the Endozoicomonas sp. SCSIO W0465 genome, GTGTTTTCAAGAAAGTTCAATGAAATCCTGCTCGCTTTGCAAATAGAACAACGACTGTCCAAGGATGAAATCTTTGAACTCTATCTCAATAAAATTTATTTGGGAAACCGCTCTTATGGTGTAGAAGCCGCCGCACAGGTTTACTATGGCAAAGCCATCAATGAGTTAAATCTGGCTGAGATTGCCATGATTGCCGGTCTGCCAAAAGCACCTTCCCGCTATAACCCGATCAATGACCCCAAGCGAGCCCTGATCCGACGAGACTGGATTCTGGGCAGAATGAAAGATCTGGGCTATGTTACCCATGAAGAGTATGTCGATGCTGTCAGCCAGCCGGTAACTGCACGCTATCATGGTGCAAAAATCGAACTGGAAGCACCTTATATAGCCGAGATGGTTCGACAGCACATGGTCGAGCAATATGGCCCGGATGCCTACACTGAAGGCTTTAAAGTCTACACCACCGTCAGCAGCGATCTCCAGAAGGCGGCCAACCTTTCAGTAGCCAATGGGTTAATGGCCTACAATGAACGCCATGGCTACCAGGGACCGGTTACCAACCTGTTTGATGATATTCCGGAAGAAGGCTGGCAGCAGCGAATCAACAAAACCCCATCTCCTGGCATTTTGTTACCGGCCATGGTCACCCGGGTCGGCGAAGAAGATGTGGAAATTGGCCTGAAAAATGGCGATAGCGGGAAAATCAGCTGGGATAATCTGAACTGGGCAAAACCCTTTCTGGCTGTAAACAGTTTTGGTCGCACGCCCAAAACGCCTTCCGATGTTCTGAAAATTGGAGACCAGATATGGGTTAGGGTCACCAAAGATGGCAGCTACCGTCTGGCCCAGGAACCTCAGGCACAGGCAGCTCTGGTTTCAATGAATCCTGAGAATGGTGCCATTCTGGCTCTGGTAGGTGGGTATAACTTCTATAACAGCATGTATAACCGGGCTACTCAGGCCATTCGTCAGGCAGGCTCTTCTTTCAAACCCTTTGTGTATGCTGCGGCCATTGCCAACGGCATGACTGCGGCAACCATTGTCAATGATGCGCCGATTGTCTTTGATGACGCAAACCTTGAAGACAGCTGGCGTCCAAATAATGACAACATGAAGTTCAATGGCCCCATGCGACTGCGTGAAGGTCTCTATCGCTCAAGAAACCTTGTGTCTATCCGCGTTCTGCGTCAGGTGGGTATCAGTAAAACCGTCAACTACCTGAAACAACTTGGCTTCAAGGAAGAGTCTTTAAGCCGGGACCTGTCACTGTCTCTGGGCAATGTTTCCATGACACCGCTTGAACTGGCTTCTGGCTATGCCGTTCTGGCTAACGGCGGTTTTCGTATTCAACCCTGGTTCATCCAACGAATTGAAACCATCGATGAGCTCTTTTTTCAGGCCAACCCGGCAACAGCCTGCAATGAAAGCTGTATTGCCAGCCTGAATAAAAACATCGTGGCGATTCAAGGTGAAGAAGACAACACCGTTTCCAGCAATCCAGAGAATGAGGAAATGCTGATTCAGAAAATTCCTTCACAAACTGAATCCAGCGACCAACCGGTAATCGCCAAATCCGTTATGTCACCTCAGGTTAATTACATCATGAATGACATCATGAACGATGTAATCTGGAAAGGTACAGGGAAGCGGGCCCGGGCATTAAAGCGGCATGATATAGGTGGCAAGACCGGAACCACCAATGACAGTAAAGATGCATGGTTTGTCGGATTCAACCCGGATGTCCTGACTGCCGTCTGGATGGGCATGGACGACTTTTCAACACTGGGGCGCTGGGAATATGGAGCAAATGCAGCCCTGCCCATCTGGCTGGAATTTATGCACACCGCCCTTGACGGCAAACCGGAATATAAACCACCCCAGCCGAAGGGCATGATCACCCTCAAAATTTCACCAGAAACCGGAATGCTTGCCGTACCCGGAGACCCCAACGCTATTTTCGAGATTTTCCGCCAGGAAAACGCTCCACAACAACTCAGTGATGAAGGTCTGCCATCTCTTGGCGAGATGGACCAATTTTCACCCGAAGATCTTTTTTGATCAGTCTATAATCACTCGTAAATAGCTAATGTCATCCCCAAAGCTATTTACGACATTAGTTTGGTGTAGATCAACACCCTGCTCTTATAAACCAGACATAGTGTTCAGCTCTACAGTGAATGGAGCTGCACACCGTGTCATCCTTCCTCGATATGCTGAATACGTTTGTTGCTGTCGCAGAAAAAGGGTCTTTCTCGGCTGCTGCCCGAAGTTTGGGCAAGGCTCAGTCCGGTGTCAGCACCGCCATCAGCAACCTTGAAATCGACCTTGGTGTTGAGCTTTTTGACCGTTCTCATCGAGTCCCGGAGTTAACTCCGGCGGGCAAAGCACTGTTAAGAGAAGCAGAAGCGGCACTGATGCAGGCAACCCGATTAAAAGAACACGCCTACCGGTTAAGTGCAGGGGAGGAAGAGGAGACGATCAATCTCGCCTTGGATGAATCACTACCCTACGCCAGTGTCTCAGCCATTTTCAAAGAGTTTGCCGAGGT is a window encoding:
- a CDS encoding penicillin-binding protein 1A, with translation MKRSVKLVNFIKFLFWSLLTVASGTLLVSASAYLYLSPSLPSVESLRDAKLQTPLRVYSQDNLLIAEFGEKRRSPIQFEDAPTHLIKAFMAAEDDRFYYHPGVDIMGLIRAAVQLVSTGSIQSGGSTITMQVAKNFFLSQERVFSRKFNEILLALQIEQRLSKDEIFELYLNKIYLGNRSYGVEAAAQVYYGKAINELNLAEIAMIAGLPKAPSRYNPINDPKRALIRRDWILGRMKDLGYVTHEEYVDAVSQPVTARYHGAKIELEAPYIAEMVRQHMVEQYGPDAYTEGFKVYTTVSSDLQKAANLSVANGLMAYNERHGYQGPVTNLFDDIPEEGWQQRINKTPSPGILLPAMVTRVGEEDVEIGLKNGDSGKISWDNLNWAKPFLAVNSFGRTPKTPSDVLKIGDQIWVRVTKDGSYRLAQEPQAQAALVSMNPENGAILALVGGYNFYNSMYNRATQAIRQAGSSFKPFVYAAAIANGMTAATIVNDAPIVFDDANLEDSWRPNNDNMKFNGPMRLREGLYRSRNLVSIRVLRQVGISKTVNYLKQLGFKEESLSRDLSLSLGNVSMTPLELASGYAVLANGGFRIQPWFIQRIETIDELFFQANPATACNESCIASLNKNIVAIQGEEDNTVSSNPENEEMLIQKIPSQTESSDQPVIAKSVMSPQVNYIMNDIMNDVIWKGTGKRARALKRHDIGGKTGTTNDSKDAWFVGFNPDVLTAVWMGMDDFSTLGRWEYGANAALPIWLEFMHTALDGKPEYKPPQPKGMITLKISPETGMLAVPGDPNAIFEIFRQENAPQQLSDEGLPSLGEMDQFSPEDLF